One region of Paraburkholderia phymatum STM815 genomic DNA includes:
- a CDS encoding transporter substrate-binding domain-containing protein codes for MNKPLRSLVFSLLGGLALVTATPGWSQTDDLLARIRTNKEITIATEARYAPFEYVDNGKIVGYDADLMAYVLKSIPDVKVKQLDLPFQGLLPGLDAKRFDIVVTAVTVNKDRVNHFAFTVPVADATTGVLLRNGDTSIKSPEDLNGRIVGSQTGSAQLQALQALDKKLKDAGGPGIKQIKQYVAFDEAYADLAVGRLDAVAQSVANLGPLMKSRPGVFALLPQTIGPKSYFAWVARKDSDSAALVKLFSDGIARANRDGTMKKLQEKWFGSTMDVPVDAVPAPSI; via the coding sequence ATGAACAAGCCTCTCCGCAGTCTGGTCTTCTCGTTGTTGGGCGGGCTCGCACTCGTCACGGCGACGCCGGGCTGGTCGCAAACGGACGACCTGCTGGCGCGCATCAGGACGAACAAGGAAATCACCATCGCGACGGAGGCCCGTTACGCGCCGTTCGAATACGTCGATAACGGCAAGATCGTCGGTTACGACGCCGACCTGATGGCCTACGTGCTGAAGTCGATACCGGATGTGAAGGTCAAGCAGCTGGACCTGCCGTTTCAGGGACTGTTGCCAGGACTCGATGCCAAGCGCTTCGACATCGTCGTGACAGCCGTTACAGTCAACAAGGACCGCGTCAATCACTTCGCTTTCACCGTGCCCGTCGCCGACGCGACGACGGGCGTGCTGCTGCGCAACGGCGACACGAGCATCAAGTCGCCCGAGGATTTGAACGGCAGGATCGTCGGGTCGCAGACGGGCTCGGCGCAACTGCAGGCATTGCAGGCGCTCGACAAGAAGCTGAAAGACGCGGGCGGTCCCGGCATCAAGCAGATCAAACAGTACGTCGCGTTCGACGAAGCCTATGCGGACCTCGCCGTGGGAAGGCTCGACGCCGTCGCGCAATCGGTCGCGAACCTGGGGCCGTTGATGAAATCGCGCCCGGGCGTATTCGCACTGCTGCCGCAGACCATCGGGCCAAAGAGCTATTTCGCCTGGGTCGCGCGTAAGGACAGCGACAGCGCAGCGCTCGTCAAACTCTTTAGCGACGGCATCGCCCGCGCGAACCGCGATGGCACGATGAAGAAGCTCCAGGAGAAGTGGTTCGGCTCGACGATGGACGTTCCCGTCGACGCAGTCCCCGCACCCTCGATCTGA